In Chryseobacterium sp. JJR-5R, the sequence TATATTCCAGTTTATCTTTTTCGAGACAAGATAAAAGCATAAAGAGTATGTCGAGCATGCACGCTGTAAAATCATATCGTCCAGAAGTTATAGCATTGTGCTGAAATATGACTTTATCATTAATTTTTATATCTTTTAATTTCATAATATTTTTTAGAAAGCAAATATAGAAATAAAAACGAAGTAAAAAAATAAATACTTAGTATTGATTCTAATATTTAGCTTATAAAAACTTCGTTTTGGCTTATAAAAACTTCGTTTTGACTTATAAAAACTTCGTTTTGACTTATAAAAACTTCGTTTTGACTTATAAAAACTTCGTTTTCCAATTCACAAGCTATACATTTTCAATTACTTACAGCGCCTTAAAATAGTAAAATAATAAAGTTATAAATATTTAAAAAATACGTTTGTCAAAAGGAATTTTATCTTTTAGAGAGTTTTGGAAAAATAGGATTGACATTTTGTCATATCCAAAGTGAAAAAAGAACAAAAAAAAACAAAAATTGGATTCTAAGTTATCCTGGCGGGATGTTATGCTATGCATAATATTTATGATAGATAGTAACTATTTTATTCTTAATTTATTGATAAACCGTGTTTTATCAAATTCACATTACTATAACTGATTTATTAAAATATAATAAATTCAATATATTGGGATAAAATATAAATTACTATACATTGAATTAATAGATATATCTTCCAATAAAAGGCGTTATTTTTTTTTAACTATTTAAAGAATCGAAAGAGTTTTTAAATAAAAATTATTACATTTGATATCCTATTTTAGTGATATAATTTGTATTTTTGCAAAATATTATAGGAATAAATTTTTTGGATGAATTTAAAAGGAAAACGTTAATTTTATGCCAAAATAATAATATTATGAATAAAAGAAGACTTTTTCTAAATGGCATTGTAATAATATCTGTTTTATCTTGTGGAATTTCCTGTTCAGATAGAGACGATGTCAATGATATGATACAAGAAAATTATAAAAGTGAAACTAAAAAACAGAGTTCTCTAATTATTAAAGATACTTTAACCAAGTCTTTAGAAACATTAAAATCTGAAAGTGCTAAGGAAGTTGATAGTTTAGAGGGCATTAATGAAATTCAAGAGACACGTGAGCCAAGAAGATTACAGCCCGACCCAGGGACAGACCCCGGAACAGATCCAGGAACCGGAGAAACTATTGATCCGACAAAACCGGATCGCCCGAAATAAATTAATAATTGAAATTATTGCATCCGTATTAGTTGTAATTTCTGCTGTACTTCCTTTTTTAAATAATATACTGGGAAAATGGATTGATTTAACTAAACCTATCTACAATACTGTGGGCGTGAAAACCCTTGATCGTGATGATGCAGTATATTTTTTATCTATCTCAGCTTGTATCATTCTTGTGGCATTAGGTGGACTTTTTCGCGCGAACAAATTTACATTTTATGCATGTTTAGTATCGGGATATTTTCATCTGATGACCTATGTGAAATTTATTTTTTTCAATCAAAATCAAATATCTGCCATTGCTGATGTTGCAATTATCTGCTTAATTATTATAATTGTTGGTCTGATATTTTGGCTAGAAAACTATTACAGCCAATTGAATTCGCTTAATAAATTTAATAATAAAACATTAGATAGATTTTCCACAATTTTATTTAAAAGAAAAGGGAATGAATAATCACAGGAAAAGATTAAATATTCTCGTTGCACTATCAGATAAATTGTGGGAAGATTATAGCCAGGATATGTCGGAAGAGGCGGAAAAAGAATATTTAAGAAAAATGTATTTAGTAAAGAAAGAAATCAATAATGGCTTTCTTAAATCGATGCAGGATTTGAAAATATTCAGTAGCGAACTTGGATACTTAATTTTAGAAAATCCCACAAAAACATTTCTCGGTGGTTCTGAAATTATCATCACAAACAGAAATTAATGATAATATTAATTATTTGTCTACTGACATATATTTTACAACCATGTCAGTTTTTTTCTCAAGTTCACTTAATTTTACAGATACCTTTTCAATTTGGTTCATAATGAAGCTTAAATCTTTACTATGAACATTGGTTAAGGCAAACATACTTGCAAGAACATTTCCTAATTCTTCAGTTTTATTATGATCAGCATCTTGCTGGTCATTTTCTTTTTCTACTACTTCCTCATTTAGATTTAATTTTCCTTTGCCTGTTATTAACCAGATAAGATTGTCTGTTGAATTAAGTTCAGGATATAAGCTCAGAATTCTAGCCAACTTATCAACGCCTAAATCACTATGTAGAGCTTGCCCTTTAAAATTAGATGCCGACATATTGATATCAGCATAAAAGGCTTCTTTCTTAATACTTTTTTCAGCAAGAAAAATCAAAATTCTGTCTTTTATGGTCATTATTTTGTCCAATTTTTTTGTTTATAGACAATATTTTGTCTACATTTGTTCAAAGATAAGTAAATTATATATAATAATATATGAGTGTAAATATAATTATATAAAATAACTCTAAAATTTACCTCTCTAAAATATTTCAAAAATTATTTAAGAACTTAAGATTAATATGCTAGTTATAAATAATATGCATAAATAAATTTTAAATAAGAATTTAAATTATTCACTAAAATATATTCTAAAGATGGACCTTGAAAAAAAAATATCAGATTTAACTGTTGCAGAATATCTTAATATACAAAGTTTAGCAATTAAAAAATATGAGTATGGAATTATAGGAATTGCTAAAATTTTTGGTGTATCTCGGAACACCGCTCAGAAAATTAAAAATTCTGGAGTTATAGACGATGCTGTTTATCAAAACAAAAATACAATAGTAATTGATATTAGTAAAGCAATAGAATTATTTGCGCAAAAACCTAGAGAATGAAATATCCAGATGTATTATCTAAATTTTGGAAAGAAAATTCAAATCTAGGGTTGGCACCATCTGCCATTGCTATCTACACATTTTTGATTAATAAATGGATTGAAAATAAAAGGGAAGATTTTGTTTTGTCAGACTTAAAACTTAGTAGAGAGTTAAATCTATCACTCAAAACGATAAGAGTTAATAAGAAAAAATTACAAGATAATAAATTAATAAATTACGAAGTTACAACTGGTTATCCCTGTACATACAATTTTTTAAATGAGCAATTTAATTTGCAAAAAGGCACTTCTTCACAAAAAGATCCTGAAAAGAATATAAAAATAAAATCCAAATCTAAATCTGCTACGATAAAGCGTACTACAAATCAAATTTCAAGTAATAGTATCCATACTGAAGAAAACAAAATAATCCCAATCAATAGTAATGTAGAGGCTCCATCCTTAGAGGAATTTTTCACGTATGCAAAAAGTCTACAAAACTATGATCCGGAAGCTGATGCTAAAATCGAGAAAAAGTATAATGACTGGCTAAACAATGGTTGGAATAATGACTATAACAGGCCTATCATCAATTGGAAAACCTTACTTAAAAGTATGATGCAATTTATTATAGATAATAAATCTGAAATTATAAGTATACCAAAAATAACCAATCCCAAAATAGTTAACAATGAGTAAGAAACCATTAATCCTACAGCTGGACCATATTGTCCATGAGAATCCAAGAAAAGCCAGGAACAAGGCTCTAAAACTCTTAGAGCAGCTGAAAGCGGAAAACCGCAAATCGGTCGTACTGCCAAAAGGGTACAGCCCTGCATTTGAAACTCTTAAGGACAGATGCAGAAAGAAAAAACAGAGTTAGATCCGGAATCATAAATGGTAAAACAATGGTCAATCTAATTTTAAACAGCAATACTATGGAGACCGACAACCCTGTTCTCTACCAGACTAAATCCAATTGGATTTCTTATGTATATCCCGTGTCCTGTATAGCTATAGGATTTATAGGTATTCCCGGGTTTTTTATACTTAGCGGTCTGTTAAAGCTAATTTGCTTTTTACTTATCATTCTTTTTTACAAAGGAGTTTCTTCGCTTCTCAGAAAAAAATCAGTAAAGCTTTACATAACAGAAGGAACCTTAAGTATATCTTCCGGAGTATTCTACAAAATGGTACATGATATCCCGATCAATAAAATAGAAGGGGTTGGCCTGTTTCAGAACTGGATAGGAAGGATCTTTAATTATGGTACCCTTACTATTTCCATCGGAAACAATGTACTCATGTACTCTATCAGTGGTCCGGAAGCTCTCAGGAGCGAGCTCATAAAACAGATGCAAAACAAACTTTAAACTCAAATATATGAAAAGAACATTCATAGCTATTTCCTTTTTCCTGGCGATACACGCTTCAGCACAGCTGGCGGTAAAGTCAGTACAGAACAAGGAAACGGAACTGCTGGTCAATGATTCCCTATCGATCAGAAAAGGCGATATGCTGCAGATTT encodes:
- a CDS encoding DUF3853 family protein; the encoded protein is MDLEKKISDLTVAEYLNIQSLAIKKYEYGIIGIAKIFGVSRNTAQKIKNSGVIDDAVYQNKNTIVIDISKAIELFAQKPRE
- a CDS encoding PH domain-containing protein — its product is METDNPVLYQTKSNWISYVYPVSCIAIGFIGIPGFFILSGLLKLICFLLIILFYKGVSSLLRKKSVKLYITEGTLSISSGVFYKMVHDIPINKIEGVGLFQNWIGRIFNYGTLTISIGNNVLMYSISGPEALRSELIKQMQNKL